One genomic window of Manduca sexta isolate Smith_Timp_Sample1 chromosome 4, JHU_Msex_v1.0, whole genome shotgun sequence includes the following:
- the LOC115448409 gene encoding uncharacterized protein LOC115448409, whose translation METTNMEKKPEPEMGQLDKFKRRLIRSVAWMLIHQKIPEADVWKEMKKVMGCDCRQLWEHMKSLTQKKLRRLLVAEDKFTCIPDIARMSLTDWQLYDQVLVHEDLDVIGLHTMDPYKPDNKVLIDLFGLVQRFDVETKSGEELADAWTAATVYYNTQGHQCSPMLLQKRWYQLKFETRRRFYEYWHSYRGNEKMLTKAEQYRPTILQRTMARRFPEIIIEKFPDWETSIEESRIILPADFERRKNIKVLPQPNAENSPDIIVLEPNIETVDLLQDSDSDEENGQEDTDVNNDKDDNNPVTEVKVKVEPEDSDVDYTENEEPKKTDLAMAGVVAEETLFDNIDDDDIIELTAEEDSIKTIASSFENGIINDECAAEENTDTDGLFIPKITNVFGNVNMTDETLSLIDNLTKTAPWPANVSESNEENNDDSSNKAKEVSDGPVCLAIDIEDPIVDSDDKVEVINGNDLKETLITDVSPIILNTVSLKPNSGDAVLSRITENLISVKKDTNKTDNVDVRTLQFGNIDLSTFGEISEDVNFADDGIELVDDGVADIDQSIFKIKDGDNSGVTENSDVTRNSNESQEFKLDEKLFLDPVVYTKKLNDMCILKNKDVNTINVKTLLNKIILESKPISDRSVDAEKKRIERQRISPSSYMLQKPKNRKYNPIQLCKNPDFNTRLKRLTAGFLSSWQNRTLLKACKPLTIDLTKAFESKLINNTIYLKKPDNNRIIEIDEDEIKTTSVMPSIIPIQTLIDSTRLDDVLKLKSGYSSDSNSESEATVVERDKVIHPPDITKVRRINQPLVTAEVKPIQTENISNSLNSNNVNMKPEPDVSTNEDNLNAQTSKSEEAKESEEENTSTVGQKASLLAKMLVAPAPSPVFKKPIENTLNNRQNSITTELNRQKNQKKAATGPVKGVRPWRPSRPSWIKAFPYLEVKHDDFLLTIDTLHKMLHLFHGKNNKQSYSKLKNKQKKKVEKKKETKPPQKEKETKPKESNEPSKEKQTSKKAPRRVVTKVVYGNSLCCWAREQIAIHNNETRKRRRVHACLNADSCKCCCKDDLEKLIAVDKIRPDLIVPVTRWPNSVPQKDDLQNNVPDNTLSQAEHSQDTNVPTIAGVYSLNSSAIATSAVQEEISLNPNTSFASPELINEVIDQSLTSQKPDDESIDLNIPIYDETLLVKPKVMPKIIVSPTKNNYLELGIPIQDVSRVTKSLMSLGATSAVEHHKLNIPIIDETQLSKTLLKPQTTAAPVTPVAPVTSVGNNLNIPIRDDTKLVKPVITEVIEDDDVVDVTIKITKKPTPLLETYKGPAKLGKEDKKPKCTCSMKKTLNQRYNKPIVIDNIDKPIVQKNDDVKVTAESSNKDKVLILNSKQMMKIPVGCPIFLGTNKILLTDIKFPSSMEESSQSQTRNPIPQYPAPSLPLPRGVQLVLPHTGQLTYIMKSGFELSPEDKARMPALLQTVQMQMNSAGITSTTAATTTDGISNEVVDISDDEMSSTPKNDNNVISTPAATCDEQNNGNDSSLNSSLEEIEISQTNTLVEEISSNKVNDNVLTSQILQNITQLPSDNKECSKDTLNVSNKVVEQPNKESMVNPSTNSTGTVPILDTRTVIDANVNSEVKKSSSYDNVNEKNERAPSAKKTILSDLMEMSGISAEDALPVQVSPAKNECIPPLHPYIPGPSTSLPSPDNTLQLTHELNTVSSFAQLKYAYHNNGKFYKLDFDTGIVVPINVCLKKKPQSSTTSEIPTST comes from the exons AACCCGAAATGGGCCAGTTAGACAAGTTCAAGCGTCGGTTGATACGGTCGGTGGCGTGGATGCTGATCCATCAGAAGATTCCCGAAGCAGATGTCTGGAAAGAAATGAAGAAGGTTATGGGATGCGACTGCCGCCAGTTATG GGAGCACATGAAGTCTCTCACACAGAAAAAATTGAGGCGTTTACTGGTAGCTGAAGATAAGTTCACCTGCATACCAGATATAGCTCGCATGTCGCTCACAGACTGGCAGTTGTACGACCAGGTGCTGGTACATGAGGACCTGGACGTTATAGGATTG CACACAATGGACCCCTACAAGCCTGACAATAAGGTTCTGATAGACCTGTTCGGGCTGGTGCAGCGATTCGATGTAGAGACGAAGTCGGGTGAGGAGTTGGCCGACGCGTGGACAGCGGCcactgtttattataatacaca AGGACATCAGTGCTCCCCCATGCTGCTGCAGAAGCGATGGTATCAGCTAAAATTTGAGACTCGTCGCCGGTTTTACGAATACTGGCACTCGTACCGCGGCAACGAGAAGATGTTGACCAAAGCCGAGCAGTACCGACCCACAATATTACAAAGGACTATGGCTAGACG ATTTCCAGAGATCATAATTGAAAAGTTTCCAGATTGGGAAACTAGTATTGAAGAAAGTCGCATCATTCTACCTGCCGATTTT gaaCGCAGAaagaatattaaagttttaccACAACCTAATGCCG AAAATTCACCAGACATAATCGTCCTGGAACCAAACATAGAAACAGTAGATTTGCTGCAGGACTCTGATTCGGACGAAGAAAACGGCCAAGAGGATACTGATGTTAACAATGATAAAGATGATAACAATCCAGTCACAGAGGTAAAAGTTAAAGTTGAACCAGAAGATTCCGATGTAGATTACACAGAAAACGAGGAACCGAAAAAAACTGACTTAGCTATGGCGGGTGTGGTTGCCGAAGAAACACTTTTCGATAACATCGATGATGATGATATCATTGAATTGACAGCAGAGGAAGACAGTATAAAAACGATTGCCAGCAGCTTTGAAAATGGAATCATCAATGATGAATGTGCTGCCGAAGAAAATACTGATACAGATGggttatttattccaaaaataacaAACGTTTTCGGCAACGTTAATATGACAGACGAGACATTGTCACTCATAGATAATTTAACAAAGACCGCCCCATGGCCTGCGAATGTATCTGAAAGTAATGAAGaaaataatgatgattcatCAAATAAAGCGAAAGAAGTCAGCGATGGGCCAGTGTGCTTGGCCATTGATATTGAAGATCCTATCGTTGACTCCGATGATAAGGTTGAAGTAATCAATGGAAATGATTTAAAAGAAACACTTATTACGGACGTATCTCCTATTATATTAAACACAGTATCTCTCAAACCAAATAGTGGAGATGCAGTATTATCTAGAATAACtgaaaatttaatatcagtAAAGAAGGACacaaacaaaactgataatGTAGACGTTAGAACACTACAATTCGGTAATATAGATCTGTCGACATTTGGGGAGATTTCGGAGGATGTCAACTTTGCTGACGATGGAATTGAACTCGTTGATGATGGTGTGGCGGATATTGATcagtctatatttaaaattaaagatg gAGATAATAGCGGGGTAACTGAGAATAGCGATGTCACTAGAAATTCCAACGAGAGTCAAGAATTCAAATTGGATGAGAAACTATTTTTAGATCCAGTAGTttatacaaagaaattaaaCGACATGTGCATATTGAAGAATAAAGatgttaatacaataaatgttaaaacattattaaataaaataatacttgaaAGTAAACCGATAAGCGACAGAAGTGTAGACGCTGAAAAGAAGCGAATTGAGAGACAGAGAATATCACCATCTAGTTACATGTTACAGAAACCAAAAAATCGTAAGTACAATCCAATACAATTGTGTAAGAATCCAGATTTCAATACAAGATTAAAAAGGTTGACTGCTGGATTTCTTAGTTCTTGGCAAAACAGGACTCTACTCAAAGCTTGCAAGCCACTTACCATAGATTTAACAAAGGCTTTTGAATCGAAGTTaattaacaatacaatatatttgaaaaaaccTGATAATAATCGTATAATTGAAATTGATGaggatgaaataaaaacaacatcTGTAATGCCATCCATAATACCGATCCAAACTTTGATTGATAGTACTAGGTTGGACgatgttttaaagttaaaaagtgGATATAGCTCTGATTCAAATTCAGAATCTGAGGCTACTGTTGTAGAAAGGGACAAAGTGATCCACCCTCCGGATATAACGAAAGTTAGGCGAATAAACCAACCATTAGTAACTGCAGAAGTCAAACCTATTCAAActgaaaatataagtaatagttTAAACTCAAATAACGTGAATATGAAACCCGAACCTGACGTTAGTACAAATGAAGATAATTTAAATGCTCAGACCTCAAAATCTGAAGAAGCTAAAGAAAGTGAGGAAGAGAACACAAGCACAGTAGGGCAAAAAGCAAGTCTTTTAGCTAAAATGCTAGTAGCTCCGGCTCCGAGTCCAGTGTTTAAGAAACCAATTGAAAATACATTGAATAATAGACAAAATTCGATAACGACTGAACTAAACAGACAAAAGAACCAAAAAAAGGCTGCCACGGGTCCAGTCAAGGGAGTCCGACCATGGAGGCCATCAAGGCCTTCGTGGATTAAAGCTTTTCCCTATCTGGAAGTGAAACATGATGATTTTCTCCTCACAATAGATACTCTTCATAAAATGTTGCATCTGTTTCAtgggaaaaataataaacaatcataTTCAAAGTTAAAGAACAAGCAGAAAAAAAAGGTTGAAAAGAAGAAAGAAACGAAACCACCTCAGAAAGAGAAAGAAACTAAGCCAAAGGAGTCAAACGAACCTTCGAAAGAAAAACAGACTTCTAAGAAAGCGCCTCGTCGTGTAGTAACAAAGGTAGTTTATGGAAATTCGCTTTGCTGTTGGGCGCGGGAACAAATTGCCATCCATAATAATGAAACTCGTAAACGTAGAAGGGTGCACGCATGTTTGAATGCTGATAGCTGTAAGTGTTGTTGTAAGGATGATCTAGAAAAATTGATTGCTGTTGACAAAATACGCCCAGACCTTATAGTTCCAGTAACACGTTGGCCGAACTCTGTGCCGCAAAAGgatgatttacaaaataatgtacCAGATAATACTCTGTCACAAGCAGAGCATTCACAGGACACGAATGTGCCGACCATTGCCGGCGTTTATTCTCTTAACTCAAGTGCAATTGCAACAAGTGCAGTGCAAgaagaaatctctttaaatCCTAACACTAGTTTTGCGTCACCAGAGTTGATTAATGAAGTTATTGACCAATCGCTAACTTCACAAAAACCAGATGATGAAAGTATAGATCTAAACATTCCAATTTATGACGAAACTCTTTTAGTCAAGCCTAAAGTAATGCCTAAAATTATTGTATCACCCACAAAGAATAATTACTTAGAATTAGGTATACCAATTCAAGATGTAAGTCGAGTAACAAAATCTTTAATGAGTTTGGGAGCAACTTCTGCAGTTGAACACCATAAACTAAATATACCAATAATTGATGAAACGCAATTAAGTAAAACGTTACTCAAACCCCAAACGACGGCGGCACCTGTGACGCCCGTGGCGCCTGTGACGTCTGTAgggaataatttaaacataccAATCCGCGACGATACCAAATTGGTAAAACCAGTAATTACAGAGGTTATTGAAGATGACGATGTTGTAGatgttactattaaaattaccaaaaaaccAACACCCTTATTAGAAACCTATAAGGGACCAGCTAAATTAGGAAAGGAAGATAAAAAGCCAAAATGTACATGTTCAATGAAGAAAACTCTCAATCAAAGGTATAACAAACCAATTGTGATTGATAATATAGACAAACCCATTGTACAAAAAAATGACGACGTAAAAGTTACCGCCGAATCAAGTAATAAGgacaaagtattaattttaaatagtaaacaaatgatGAAGATTCCTGTTGGATGTCCTATTTTTTTGGGCactaataaaattcttttgacTGACATCAAGTTTCCGAGTTCAATGGAAGAATCAAGCCAAAGCCAAACTAGAAATCCAATTCCGCAATATCCCGCACCTTCGCTACCGTTACCACGAGGAGTTCAGTTAGTGCTACCCCATACTGGCCAATTAACTTACATCATGAAATCCGGATTTGAGCTTAGTCCTGAAGATAAAGCCAGGATGCCGGCACTTTTACAAACAGTTCAAATGCAAATGAATTCAGCAGGGATCACTTCAACAACAGCAGCAACTACGACCGATGGAATTTCAAATGAGGTAGTTGATATATCTGACGATGAAATGTCGTCGACGCcaaaaaatgacaataatgTTATTTCGACCCCTGCTGCCACATGCGATGAACAAAATAATGGAAACGATAGCAGCCTAAATTCGAGTCTAGAAGAAATAGAAATATCCCAAACCAACACGCTAGTAGAAGAAATATCATCAAATAAAGTTAATGATAATGTACTAACTTCACAAATTCTTCAGAATATCACTCAACTTCCTAGTGATAATAAAGAATGTTCTAAAGATACCTTAAATGTCTCTAATAAAGTCGTAGAACAACCAAATAAAGAAAGTATGGTAAACCCATCTACTAATTCCACGGGTACGGTTCCAATTTTAGATACACGAACTGTCATTGACGCTAATGTAAATAGCGAAGTTAAAAAATCAAGTAGTTATgataatgtaaatgaaaaaaacgaAAGGGCACCAAGTGCCAAGAAAACAATACTTTCAGATTTAATGGAAATGTCTGGCATATCAGCAGAGGACGCGTTGCCTGTACAAGTGTCTCCTGCGAAAAATGAATGTATCCCTCCACTACATCCGTATATTCCTGGTCCATCGACAAGTTTACCTTCGCCAGATAACACATTACAACTTACCCACGAATTAAATACAGTATCATCATTCGCGCAGCTAAAGTACGCATATCATAATAATGGGAAGTTCTATAAACTAGATTTTGATACTGGCATAGTAGTGCCGATAAACGTTTGTTTAAAGAAAAAACCGCAAAGCTCTACTACCAGTGAGATTCCCACCAGCACCTAA